One stretch of Spirochaeta lutea DNA includes these proteins:
- a CDS encoding polyprenyl synthetase family protein: MIFNYVTDKKKLTSAFLGTWFSEKADLLKDLFPEFIGSFDRILRFTTSGKMLRGGLVFLLEDLYRHAPHIASSSEQETVKVAAAMELIQSFLLIHDDIMDRDQVRRGEPSMYMQYASDISQLTPHITSGETQRIGEALGICAGDVTNFFAFEILSELAIEHDKKQRIFSHTTRELSRVGFAQMQDVRWSVLPTFPSPAQIITMYINKTGRYTFSLPMIVGAILGNCPDNDIEVISEIGDILGILFQMRDDELGLYGEPTITGKSSGSDIREGKKTVFMGELVSELLETQESLDLPGFGKHDASDSEVAHILKLMETYNVRGRVNSQVAGLKSRADRLIGNLHTANDEKKTLLIDLLNYVHTREK, encoded by the coding sequence ATGATTTTCAACTACGTAACAGACAAAAAAAAATTAACTTCAGCCTTTTTAGGTACCTGGTTTTCAGAAAAAGCTGATTTGTTAAAGGATCTTTTTCCGGAGTTCATCGGTAGTTTCGATCGTATACTCAGGTTTACCACTAGTGGAAAAATGCTCCGTGGTGGACTAGTATTCTTGCTTGAGGATTTATACCGACACGCTCCCCATATCGCGTCTTCTTCTGAACAAGAAACAGTCAAGGTAGCCGCTGCAATGGAGCTCATACAATCCTTTCTCCTGATTCATGATGATATAATGGATCGTGATCAGGTTAGACGTGGCGAGCCCTCGATGTACATGCAGTATGCTAGTGATATATCACAATTAACCCCGCATATTACCTCAGGTGAAACCCAGCGTATTGGCGAAGCCCTTGGCATTTGCGCCGGGGATGTAACCAATTTTTTTGCTTTTGAGATTTTATCGGAGTTGGCAATTGAACATGACAAGAAACAGAGGATTTTTAGTCATACAACCAGAGAGCTTTCGCGGGTGGGATTCGCACAAATGCAGGATGTACGGTGGAGTGTACTACCGACCTTCCCAAGCCCAGCTCAGATTATAACAATGTATATTAATAAAACAGGCAGGTATACCTTCAGTCTTCCAATGATCGTCGGAGCAATTCTAGGCAACTGTCCGGATAACGATATTGAGGTCATAAGTGAAATTGGCGATATCCTAGGCATCCTTTTTCAAATGAGAGATGATGAGTTAGGACTATACGGGGAGCCGACCATTACCGGTAAATCTTCGGGTTCAGATATTCGGGAAGGGAAGAAAACCGTTTTTATGGGAGAACTCGTTTCTGAACTACTCGAAACCCAGGAGTCCCTTGATCTCCCAGGTTTTGGCAAACATGATGCCTCCGATTCTGAGGTAGCTCATATTTTAAAACTCATGGAAACATATAATGTCCGTGGGAGGGTTAATAGCCAGGTTGCCGGCCTGAAATCCCGGGCTGACCGATTGATTGGGAATTTACATACCGCTAATGATGAAAAGAAAACACTCCTCATCGACTTACTCAACTACGTACATACCCGGGAAAAATAA
- a CDS encoding GNAT family N-acetyltransferase, producing the protein MYTNNGRIEILEPGDPTLSLDSEHRIIKAFTSGVAGRAAVYPGRQKEAAIIQVGDFNLIQGTDSNLICSLADEFHYSCAGFRIGSQILPDYHPLLPWLNEYFIFEETIRYSFQTAFTGFGNSEKQRMEVISRLRDLGIRIFPITSDYASLIINIPELSDLLIPLGGPESFLQNGFGLCAINDQGKVVGSIGTYVLYPGWVEIQIDVLPDWQGNGIGYALGLFFLSECRGRGLQAHWDAMNYRSAQLARKLGFSQGYSYTVISIQGKKA; encoded by the coding sequence ATGTACACCAACAATGGTAGAATAGAAATACTAGAGCCTGGCGATCCCACTCTATCCCTTGATTCTGAACACCGGATCATTAAGGCATTTACTAGCGGAGTTGCCGGCAGAGCGGCAGTTTATCCTGGACGACAAAAAGAAGCCGCAATCATTCAAGTTGGAGATTTCAATCTCATCCAGGGAACTGATTCAAACCTAATCTGTTCCCTGGCCGATGAATTTCACTATTCGTGTGCAGGATTTCGGATAGGATCCCAAATCCTACCCGATTACCACCCATTGCTACCATGGTTGAATGAGTACTTTATTTTTGAAGAAACCATTCGTTATTCCTTCCAAACAGCATTCACGGGTTTTGGAAATTCTGAAAAACAGAGAATGGAAGTAATCTCCCGGTTAAGAGATTTGGGAATTCGTATTTTTCCAATAACGAGCGATTATGCAAGCCTCATTATCAATATTCCAGAATTATCCGATCTCCTTATTCCCCTGGGCGGACCCGAGAGTTTTTTACAAAATGGTTTTGGGTTATGCGCTATAAACGACCAGGGGAAGGTAGTGGGTAGTATAGGCACCTATGTCCTGTATCCCGGATGGGTGGAAATCCAGATTGATGTTTTACCGGATTGGCAGGGGAATGGGATAGGATATGCTTTAGGACTATTCTTTTTATCGGAGTGCCGAGGAAGGGGCTTACAAGCGCATTGGGATGCCATGAACTACCGCTCGGCACAATTAGCACGGAAACTGGGGTTTAGCCAAGGGTACTCCTATACAGTAATTTCTATCCAGGGAAAAAAGGCATAA
- a CDS encoding aldo/keto reductase, translating into MKSRQLGKTGISVSEIGLGTWQVGGRWGTGFNEPKAQEILEAAIEQGITFFDTADVYEGGKSESAVGALKRKYGSNITMATKCGRRFQPHTTETFSVNGIVQFIEDSLRNTGLEQLDLIQLHCPPTDIYYMPEYFAALEKLQEAGKVGHVGVSVEKVEEALKAIEYPIVSTVQIIVNMFRQRPTELFFREAQKKNIGIIARVPLASGLLTGTITKNTTFAKDDHRFFNRSGAAFDRGETFSGVPLEQGIAAVEILQQRLTSNYNMPLLALRWILMFDAVSTVIPGASRPEQITSNCEASDVPPLSDTEMNVVQEVYKEYIAPYVHQQW; encoded by the coding sequence ATGAAAAGCAGACAGCTTGGTAAAACAGGTATTTCAGTTTCGGAGATTGGATTAGGAACATGGCAGGTAGGAGGCCGTTGGGGAACCGGTTTTAATGAGCCCAAGGCTCAGGAGATTCTGGAAGCCGCAATAGAACAGGGGATAACCTTTTTTGATACGGCGGATGTCTACGAGGGTGGAAAAAGTGAATCAGCCGTGGGTGCATTGAAAAGAAAATATGGCAGTAACATCACCATGGCAACTAAATGCGGCAGACGTTTTCAACCCCACACGACGGAAACATTTTCGGTTAACGGCATAGTGCAGTTCATTGAGGATAGCCTCCGTAATACAGGACTCGAACAGTTAGATCTCATCCAACTTCATTGCCCACCAACTGATATCTACTACATGCCAGAATATTTTGCTGCCTTAGAAAAACTGCAAGAGGCGGGAAAGGTCGGGCATGTTGGTGTCAGCGTGGAAAAGGTTGAAGAAGCCCTTAAAGCCATTGAATACCCTATAGTCTCAACGGTCCAAATCATAGTAAACATGTTTCGCCAACGGCCAACCGAACTATTTTTTCGAGAAGCACAGAAGAAGAATATTGGAATTATTGCCCGGGTTCCGCTGGCTAGCGGTTTACTTACTGGGACCATAACCAAGAATACAACCTTTGCAAAAGATGACCATCGTTTTTTTAACCGGTCTGGTGCAGCCTTTGATAGAGGTGAAACTTTCTCTGGAGTCCCGCTTGAGCAGGGGATTGCTGCTGTGGAGATTCTGCAACAACGACTCACCTCAAATTATAACATGCCCCTCTTGGCACTCAGGTGGATATTGATGTTTGATGCAGTAAGTACTGTTATCCCAGGGGCCAGTCGTCCTGAACAAATAACCTCCAATTGTGAAGCATCAGATGTACCACCGCTCTCAGATACAGAAATGAATGTCGTCCAGGAGGTTTACAAGGAGTATATTGCCCCCTATGTACACCAACAATGGTAG
- a CDS encoding GNAT family N-acetyltransferase: MKHSTLCDNRLSIHNLHGVDYQTLAQYFNEIFEGYMLPVSMTEKSIRNFCRRRRVDLDHSYILPTGSRYDQHHPVGIILNGFSPDKKEVYNAGMAIRPGFRGKGLGKNMFEAVIRVLADNGCRHYSLEVIDTNTSALNLYSTLGFQKKRHFSVAIAPYYGETGKPIESDIVPQSEVRCETIPMGIIPPPYSLSGWDPSWQNSYFAYEEIQSETTCYSLVDTHTSNTRATVITDNAGGVIHGWFSEQLSPYELSTFVRSIGESSTVHHFSWTNILSDSWECRLLRALDFQIPISQWEMHLDL; encoded by the coding sequence ATGAAGCATAGTACCCTTTGCGATAATAGACTTAGTATACATAATCTTCATGGTGTTGATTATCAGACACTAGCTCAGTACTTCAATGAGATTTTTGAAGGGTATATGTTACCTGTATCGATGACGGAAAAATCAATTCGAAACTTTTGTAGACGACGAAGGGTAGATCTTGACCACTCCTACATTTTGCCCACTGGTTCCCGGTATGATCAACACCATCCCGTGGGTATTATCCTGAATGGTTTTTCTCCAGACAAAAAAGAAGTGTATAATGCTGGTATGGCTATTCGACCTGGTTTTCGAGGAAAGGGACTAGGAAAAAATATGTTTGAGGCGGTGATTCGAGTTTTAGCCGATAATGGCTGTCGACACTATAGTCTGGAGGTTATAGATACCAATACCTCGGCTCTCAATCTCTATTCAACCCTTGGCTTTCAGAAAAAACGACATTTCTCGGTGGCAATAGCTCCGTACTATGGGGAGACTGGAAAACCAATCGAGAGTGATATCGTACCGCAATCAGAGGTTCGATGCGAGACCATTCCGATGGGGATTATACCGCCTCCGTATTCACTATCCGGGTGGGATCCGAGTTGGCAGAATAGCTATTTTGCCTATGAGGAGATACAATCCGAAACCACTTGCTATTCCCTGGTCGATACCCATACCTCAAATACACGGGCTACGGTAATTACAGATAACGCCGGAGGAGTGATACATGGCTGGTTTTCAGAACAACTTTCACCGTATGAATTATCAACCTTCGTCAGAAGTATCGGAGAATCTTCAACAGTACATCATTTCTCATGGACGAATATACTAAGTGATTCATGGGAATGTAGACTGCTACGAGCGTTAGATTTTCAGATTCCCATTAGTCAATGGGAAATGCATCTAGATTTATAA
- a CDS encoding DUF2161 family putative PD-(D/E)XK-type phosphodiesterase, whose protein sequence is MREQELFVPVKTYLEGQGYSVHGEVTNWDIAAVKDGELIAIELKLRFCLSLVYQALRRKKTADSVYVCVPVRGSKGRLSNHSDAKGLLKELGIGLLVVRFTSRNITVVPEIHPSQTAHGGKRRQRILREIDSRYTELTGAGLPSTEPVLTAYRQKTLRIAWTMIVKDNGVSTPQNLRTYGCPVTTGDILRANHYGWFDKLSRGLYAVSEEGRAAVTGYYRPYISSLLPYWNEPDL, encoded by the coding sequence ATGAGAGAACAAGAACTTTTCGTCCCTGTAAAAACCTACCTAGAGGGCCAGGGGTACTCTGTTCATGGAGAAGTTACTAACTGGGATATCGCAGCTGTCAAGGATGGCGAGCTCATTGCAATAGAGCTCAAACTTCGTTTCTGCCTATCCCTAGTCTATCAGGCACTACGCCGAAAAAAAACAGCTGACAGTGTATATGTATGTGTTCCCGTACGAGGTTCCAAGGGCAGGCTGTCAAACCACTCTGACGCCAAGGGCTTATTGAAAGAGCTTGGAATAGGGTTGTTAGTTGTACGGTTTACATCGCGGAACATCACAGTTGTCCCAGAAATACATCCATCCCAAACTGCCCATGGCGGTAAACGGAGACAGCGAATTCTGCGGGAGATTGATAGTAGGTATACCGAGTTGACAGGTGCAGGACTACCGTCTACCGAGCCGGTGTTGACGGCGTACAGGCAAAAAACACTTCGAATTGCCTGGACAATGATTGTAAAAGACAACGGAGTATCGACTCCTCAGAATCTCAGAACATACGGCTGTCCGGTCACCACAGGTGATATTCTTAGGGCTAATCACTACGGCTGGTTTGACAAACTATCGCGTGGGCTCTACGCCGTTTCCGAAGAAGGGAGGGCTGCAGTCACTGGTTATTATCGGCCATACATCTCTTCTCTCTTGCCGTATTGGAATGAGCCCGACCTATGA
- the guaA gene encoding glutamine-hydrolyzing GMP synthase, whose product MDKVLILDFGSQTTQLIARRIREIGVYTEIISGDTLHQDIDTQNVRGIIFSGSPYSVYSEDAPQLDPEILSLPVPKLGICYGLQRVTHDLGGTVERKHTREFGRSRISFRIPHPLFHTIPDRFVSWMSHGDSLDRVADGFELVAESENHHPACVWNERYNFTGIQFHPEVSHCEYGMKILENFVFEICQAKAEWSMERYVELAGEDIRKKVKDRPVLLLISGGVDSTVVGGLLLSALPAEQVHLMYIDTGLMRKGESERVATTLASLGAKNLYLINAEDSFLPALAGVSDPEEKRRIIGDMFISVQEEEIAKRTIENSILAQGTLYTDLIESGKGVGTKAQVIKSHHNVRSPLVEKKRERGEIIEPLSLLYKDEVRALGLALGIDQKIVGRHPFPGPGLGVRILGEVTKEKCDILRDADAIFIQELRLRNLYDKIWQAFCVLLPVRSVGVAGDAREYGYVLALRAIISADGMTADVYPFEMQDILEISSIITNKVHQIGRVVYDISSKPPATIEWE is encoded by the coding sequence ATGGACAAAGTACTAATACTTGATTTCGGAAGTCAGACAACCCAACTTATTGCCCGCAGAATCCGTGAGATTGGTGTGTATACGGAAATTATTTCAGGCGACACGCTCCATCAGGACATAGATACCCAAAACGTACGGGGTATCATTTTTTCCGGGAGCCCGTATTCCGTATATTCTGAGGATGCACCTCAGTTAGACCCCGAAATACTGTCGCTTCCGGTTCCTAAACTCGGTATCTGCTATGGATTACAGAGGGTTACCCACGACCTGGGGGGGACCGTCGAAAGGAAGCACACAAGAGAATTTGGGCGGAGCCGTATTTCGTTTCGAATCCCCCATCCTCTGTTCCATACCATACCGGATCGTTTTGTCTCCTGGATGAGTCATGGAGACAGTTTGGACCGCGTGGCAGATGGATTCGAACTCGTTGCGGAGAGCGAGAATCATCATCCAGCCTGTGTCTGGAATGAACGGTATAATTTTACCGGGATACAATTTCATCCTGAGGTGAGCCACTGCGAATATGGAATGAAAATCCTGGAGAACTTTGTTTTTGAAATTTGCCAAGCCAAAGCCGAATGGTCCATGGAGCGGTATGTAGAGTTAGCAGGCGAGGATATCAGAAAGAAGGTTAAGGATCGTCCGGTACTGTTACTCATCTCAGGTGGAGTCGATTCCACGGTAGTTGGTGGACTGCTGCTGTCAGCTTTACCGGCCGAGCAGGTACACCTTATGTACATTGATACGGGACTGATGCGAAAAGGTGAGAGTGAACGGGTAGCAACTACCTTGGCCTCGTTAGGGGCTAAGAATCTGTACTTAATTAATGCAGAAGATTCTTTCCTTCCAGCATTGGCGGGTGTCTCTGATCCAGAAGAAAAAAGAAGAATCATTGGAGATATGTTCATTTCAGTTCAGGAAGAAGAAATCGCCAAACGAACAATCGAGAATTCAATTCTAGCCCAAGGAACTCTCTACACGGATTTAATTGAATCAGGGAAGGGAGTCGGGACAAAGGCTCAGGTGATTAAGAGCCACCATAATGTACGTTCACCCCTAGTCGAGAAAAAAAGGGAACGCGGGGAAATCATAGAGCCCCTTTCCTTACTCTATAAAGATGAGGTTCGGGCCCTTGGTCTTGCGTTAGGGATCGATCAAAAGATTGTAGGCAGACATCCCTTCCCAGGACCTGGACTTGGGGTCAGGATACTCGGGGAGGTTACGAAAGAAAAATGTGATATCCTCCGAGATGCAGATGCTATTTTCATTCAAGAATTACGACTTCGGAATTTATACGATAAAATTTGGCAGGCCTTCTGCGTTCTACTCCCTGTGCGTAGTGTGGGTGTGGCTGGCGATGCCCGAGAATACGGTTATGTATTAGCATTGCGGGCAATCATTTCTGCAGATGGTATGACCGCAGATGTGTATCCCTTTGAGATGCAGGATATCTTAGAAATATCAAGTATTATTACCAATAAAGTTCATCAGATCGGCCGGGTTGTATACGACATTTCATCCAAACCCCCCGCTACTATCGAATGGGAATAG